The Mucilaginibacter mallensis genome has a segment encoding these proteins:
- a CDS encoding phosphatidylglycerol lysyltransferase domain-containing protein, translating to MLKKLLIKPRLYLSEITGLLLLILAIYFIRSQGEELKNVGNYIRLGNPLWIIIGIALTGIYICLQALMYRASFRAVQLKLSLWESTILFLKRNLISIFLPGGSITSLAFFTKDIQKETSEESRVRIHFASTIYGFTGIVSIIIIAIPVLTYLTLSGDSWKNANEALAIVIFFLILVLYAITSFIRKGWVYRLLSRFIPKISTEFKSHPDFKLWFSLVNVYSILIDFAGVAHLYIAMLVMGADASWKIALIGYVIATLILVISPFLRGIGAIEFSLTVILKHYGYSTSEALAITLIYRLFEFWLPVVAGIVSFTLRKGNMVLRVIPAFLLLGLGLINIISVLTPALAYRVKLLKSFLSADTISVSNYLVFIAGLLLIITSAFLFKGLKNAWRFAILLCVISLIGNLTKAIDYEEGIVALFVVLVLWFTRKQYYVRHNVRLQTIGIETAILIFCGITVYGVTGFYFLDKRHFGIDFHLLDSVKHTFYNFILLDVKDLAPRTTFAFVFLNTIRISGTLSIGLIFYALLKPYFVNIEHDDEDFTAARELVDKLGASPVDYFKTYEDKLLYFGKRREGLISYRMAGSFAVVLEQPVCKNKQDEMVLLEEFEEFCIESGLRSTYYRVDEKSLQLFQSLGKKSLIIGQEAIVDLDKFTLEGKNRKSMRNGLNSLHKNGFKTKIYDAPIKDGLLQKLEFVSNDWLKSTNREEIVFTQGMFDRRKLKNQTIITVENDDEQVFAFLNIIPDFVPDEATYDLIRKTSEAPGGVSDALIIALIDYCKVNSYKYLNLGLAPLSGIDQARDFPEKTLKFAYERLQQFRHYRGLRDFKEKFLPAWQNKYLIYENHYDLISLPNALNKVMKP from the coding sequence ATGTTAAAAAAGCTTCTTATAAAACCCAGATTATACCTGAGTGAAATTACCGGTCTACTATTATTAATCCTCGCTATTTACTTTATCAGAAGTCAGGGAGAAGAGCTCAAAAATGTAGGCAATTATATCCGTTTAGGTAATCCGTTGTGGATCATTATAGGAATTGCCCTTACAGGTATATATATATGCTTACAAGCGCTTATGTACCGGGCCAGCTTCCGGGCGGTTCAGTTAAAACTAAGCCTTTGGGAATCAACTATTCTATTTTTAAAAAGAAACCTTATCAGCATTTTTCTTCCCGGGGGAAGCATAACATCCCTGGCCTTTTTCACAAAGGATATCCAAAAAGAAACCAGTGAGGAAAGCAGGGTTCGGATTCACTTTGCGAGCACCATATATGGCTTTACGGGAATTGTCTCCATAATTATTATTGCAATTCCGGTATTAACCTATTTAACACTAAGTGGCGATAGTTGGAAAAATGCCAACGAGGCTTTAGCCATCGTAATTTTCTTCCTCATATTAGTGCTGTACGCCATAACGTCCTTTATCAGAAAAGGATGGGTGTATCGCCTATTGAGCAGATTTATACCTAAAATAAGTACAGAATTTAAAAGTCATCCGGATTTTAAGTTGTGGTTTTCCCTTGTAAATGTTTATTCGATCTTAATAGATTTTGCTGGTGTAGCACATCTCTACATTGCAATGCTGGTTATGGGTGCAGATGCAAGCTGGAAAATAGCGCTGATAGGTTATGTTATCGCTACCTTAATACTGGTTATTTCTCCATTTTTAAGGGGAATTGGCGCTATCGAATTTTCGCTTACGGTTATATTAAAGCATTATGGATATTCAACATCTGAAGCATTAGCCATAACTCTTATATATCGCTTATTTGAATTTTGGCTCCCGGTAGTTGCAGGCATTGTTAGCTTTACGCTTAGAAAGGGCAACATGGTACTCAGGGTAATCCCGGCATTTTTACTTTTAGGACTAGGCCTGATCAACATTATTTCAGTACTAACACCGGCGCTGGCATATCGCGTTAAATTGTTAAAATCTTTTTTGTCGGCCGATACTATTTCTGTATCCAATTACCTGGTATTCATCGCAGGCTTACTGCTTATTATTACCTCCGCGTTCCTTTTTAAAGGATTAAAGAACGCATGGAGGTTTGCCATCTTATTATGCGTGATATCATTAATTGGAAACTTGACCAAGGCAATTGATTACGAAGAGGGAATAGTAGCCCTTTTTGTTGTATTAGTACTTTGGTTTACCAGAAAACAATATTATGTAAGGCATAATGTACGCCTGCAAACAATTGGTATAGAGACCGCTATATTGATATTTTGCGGAATTACTGTTTATGGCGTTACCGGGTTTTACTTTTTAGATAAGCGGCATTTTGGTATTGATTTTCATCTGCTGGATTCTGTTAAACACACCTTTTACAACTTCATTTTGCTGGATGTGAAGGATTTAGCTCCCCGTACAACATTTGCCTTTGTATTTTTAAACACTATTCGGATTAGTGGAACCTTATCAATTGGCCTGATTTTTTATGCGTTGCTGAAACCCTATTTTGTTAATATTGAACATGATGATGAAGACTTTACAGCGGCCCGGGAACTCGTTGATAAACTGGGAGCATCACCGGTAGATTATTTTAAAACCTATGAGGATAAGCTGCTCTATTTCGGTAAGCGGCGCGAAGGCTTGATCTCCTATAGAATGGCGGGCAGCTTCGCCGTCGTACTTGAACAACCTGTTTGTAAAAACAAGCAGGATGAAATGGTCCTACTTGAAGAGTTTGAAGAATTCTGCATTGAATCGGGCTTACGATCGACCTATTACAGAGTTGACGAGAAAAGTTTGCAACTTTTTCAATCCCTTGGCAAAAAATCGTTAATCATTGGCCAGGAGGCAATAGTTGATCTTGACAAATTTACGTTAGAAGGAAAAAATAGAAAATCTATGCGAAATGGATTAAACAGTCTTCATAAGAATGGGTTCAAAACTAAAATTTATGATGCGCCAATTAAAGACGGTTTACTTCAAAAATTGGAATTTGTTTCTAACGATTGGCTGAAAAGCACTAATCGGGAGGAAATTGTTTTTACCCAGGGAATGTTTGATCGGAGGAAGCTAAAAAATCAAACCATTATAACCGTTGAAAATGATGACGAACAGGTTTTCGCTTTTCTGAATATCATTCCGGATTTTGTGCCGGATGAAGCAACCTATGACCTGATAAGAAAGACAAGTGAGGCCCCGGGTGGAGTAAGCGATGCACTTATCATCGCATTAATAGACTATTGCAAGGTTAATAGTTATAAATATCTTAACCTGGGCTTGGCGCCGCTGTCCGGAATTGACCAGGCAAGGGACTTTCCGGAAAAAACATTAAAGTTCGCCTATGAAAGGCTTCAGCAGTTCAGGCACTATAGAGGGCTTAGAGATTTCAAGGAGAAGTTTTTGCCTGCATGGCAAAATAAATATCTGATCTATGAGAATCATTATGATCTGATCAGCTTGCCAAATGCCCTTAATAAAGTAATGAAACCCTGA
- a CDS encoding AcvB/VirJ family lysyl-phosphatidylglycerol hydrolase: MRRFKFPLLLLFALTIDHVDAAHMIGPVRSKYATDLPIIITKAKTDKDDKFVLFISGDGGWNSFSQKLADSYSSNGFNVIGLNSFKYFWKKKTPQETANDIAVLLNTYINEWHKQKIVICGFSFGADVTPFIYNRLPEALKNRITLVQLISPSSYTDFEIHVMDMLGSGNAVRSMDIAAEVKLMNIPVTCYYGEDEKEKALGLIKKSNFKVVILTGDHHYAKSYPEIAKNAL, encoded by the coding sequence TTGAGACGTTTTAAATTCCCACTCCTGCTATTATTCGCTTTAACTATTGACCATGTTGATGCCGCGCATATGATTGGCCCTGTGCGGTCAAAGTATGCTACAGATTTACCTATTATTATTACTAAAGCAAAAACGGACAAGGATGATAAATTTGTTCTTTTTATTTCAGGAGATGGCGGGTGGAATAGTTTCAGTCAAAAACTCGCTGACAGCTATAGCTCCAATGGATTCAATGTTATCGGATTGAACAGTTTCAAATATTTCTGGAAAAAGAAAACACCCCAGGAAACAGCTAATGATATTGCCGTGCTATTGAATACCTACATAAATGAATGGCATAAGCAGAAGATCGTCATATGTGGATTTTCATTTGGTGCAGATGTCACCCCCTTTATCTACAATCGCCTGCCCGAGGCTTTAAAAAATAGGATAACCTTAGTCCAATTAATTTCGCCTTCTTCATATACAGATTTTGAAATTCATGTCATGGATATGCTGGGGTCAGGTAATGCTGTTCGGTCAATGGATATTGCGGCAGAAGTTAAATTAATGAATATCCCTGTAACCTGTTACTATGGCGAGGATGAAAAAGAAAAGGCCCTAGGGTTAATAAAAAAATCTAATTTTAAGGTTGTTATTTTGACCGGGGATCACCATTATGCAAAAAGCTATCCCGAAATAGCAAAAAATGCGCTATAA
- a CDS encoding AcvB/VirJ family lysyl-phosphatidylglycerol hydrolase yields the protein MLLQVRYNNYKNSWKEICICLLVVVSLSSCGLLLKKRTVANRGVETEEFGLPLIIYQPSNPMSPKMIVLLSGDGGWLGFNDTLAVQFAKRGYHVIGFNSRTYFWHQRNPDETTADFIKLLRKYSVEWKTKRIVLSGYSFGADVVPFIYNRLPDDLKAKVNKLQLLSPYLSTDFRVHFADLFTTGDDNRVYKVKPEVEKISIPVYCFYGETENPKPLADIMMQNFFVKFLPGDHHYQNSYIQIVSSLRNNKKVK from the coding sequence ATGCTTTTACAGGTTAGGTATAACAATTATAAAAACAGCTGGAAGGAAATTTGTATCTGCCTGTTAGTTGTGGTCTCTTTGAGCAGTTGCGGCCTTTTGCTAAAGAAAAGAACAGTTGCAAACAGAGGTGTTGAAACGGAGGAATTTGGACTTCCTTTAATTATATATCAGCCGTCAAACCCAATGTCCCCAAAAATGATCGTGTTGCTTTCTGGTGATGGAGGCTGGCTGGGTTTTAATGATACATTGGCTGTTCAATTCGCAAAAAGGGGCTATCATGTTATAGGGTTTAACTCCCGGACATACTTTTGGCATCAAAGAAATCCGGATGAAACCACAGCTGATTTTATTAAACTGCTCAGAAAATACAGCGTGGAATGGAAGACAAAACGAATTGTTTTGAGCGGTTATTCCTTTGGTGCCGATGTAGTTCCATTTATCTATAACCGGCTTCCTGATGATTTAAAAGCTAAAGTCAATAAGCTCCAGCTACTCTCCCCCTATTTATCCACAGACTTCAGGGTTCACTTTGCAGACCTGTTTACTACCGGGGATGATAACAGGGTCTATAAAGTGAAGCCCGAAGTGGAAAAGATAAGCATCCCTGTATACTGTTTCTACGGAGAGACTGAAAATCCGAAGCCGCTAGCTGATATTATGATGCAAAACTTTTTTGTTAAATTCCTTCCCGGAGATCATCATTACCAAAATAGCTACATACAAATTGTTTCGTCGTTGAGAAACAATAAAAAAGTAAAGTAA
- a CDS encoding BamA/TamA family outer membrane protein, giving the protein MIGFLSLHRLIPYHYTMHFCRNLLLSFCLLNQAVFASVKMQPVDSLYKTKDLQDVIRSFVKSKGDADTAKSHSNLSFFPSVGYTPSYGLELGLVLSGGENHGDPANTTFSIFNTNIFLSTNGLASAEFKHNDFSNENKWNLQGDYEVGRTIAMDYGLGTGRPHQGDDSFVLNGLPVTITPDVMPIQYTYLKLYEKVYRKLFDDFYAGMGVIVDGYQDIDRPRRGAARRRSYNVMYSIKNGYPLGGYWANGILFNLQYNTRDHPNRPYKGIYADVVLRLNSETLGSEHNATQLKTEFRKYWSLSSANPEHVLAFWLWGDYLLKGSLPYLELPGTGADADERGGRPYTIGRFKGTSFYFNEIEYRYPITENKLLSGIVFVNAQTGSNQQNIHLFERWNSGEGGGLRLLFNKYTRSNICMDYGVGNYGARGLFVALNETF; this is encoded by the coding sequence ATGATCGGATTTTTATCTTTACATCGTTTAATCCCCTATCATTATACCATGCATTTTTGCAGGAATTTGCTGTTGTCGTTTTGTTTACTTAACCAGGCTGTATTTGCCAGCGTTAAAATGCAGCCAGTTGATTCATTGTATAAAACGAAAGATCTACAAGATGTTATCAGGTCATTTGTCAAAAGTAAAGGTGATGCTGATACAGCCAAATCCCATTCTAATCTATCATTTTTTCCTTCTGTTGGATATACCCCGAGTTATGGTTTAGAACTTGGACTGGTATTGTCAGGCGGAGAAAATCATGGTGATCCGGCCAATACAACTTTTTCTATTTTTAATACAAATATCTTTCTATCCACAAATGGACTTGCTTCAGCCGAGTTTAAACACAATGATTTTAGCAATGAGAACAAGTGGAATTTACAGGGTGATTACGAAGTTGGAAGAACAATAGCCATGGATTACGGTTTGGGAACCGGGCGTCCGCATCAGGGAGACGACAGTTTTGTACTCAACGGTTTACCCGTAACCATTACTCCGGACGTTATGCCTATTCAATATACCTATTTGAAGCTGTATGAAAAGGTATACCGCAAACTGTTTGATGATTTTTATGCGGGTATGGGAGTCATTGTTGATGGGTATCAGGATATTGATAGACCCAGGAGGGGAGCTGCAAGACGACGCAGTTATAATGTCATGTACAGTATAAAAAATGGTTATCCGCTAGGCGGTTACTGGGCCAATGGGATACTATTCAATTTACAATATAATACACGCGACCATCCTAACAGGCCTTATAAAGGCATTTACGCGGATGTTGTCCTTCGCCTGAATTCAGAAACACTGGGAAGTGAACACAATGCCACTCAATTAAAAACTGAATTTAGAAAATACTGGTCACTGTCGAGTGCTAATCCTGAACATGTTTTGGCATTCTGGTTATGGGGTGATTACTTGTTAAAAGGTTCATTGCCTTATCTTGAATTACCCGGCACCGGTGCTGACGCGGATGAAAGAGGCGGCCGTCCTTATACCATCGGAAGATTTAAGGGCACCTCCTTTTATTTTAACGAAATAGAGTACCGATATCCCATTACGGAAAATAAGCTGTTGAGCGGCATCGTATTTGTAAATGCGCAGACCGGGAGTAATCAGCAAAACATTCATTTATTTGAAAGATGGAATTCGGGAGAAGGAGGAGGGCTTCGCCTGCTGTTTAATAAATATACACGCTCAAATATTTGCATGGATTATGGGGTAGGCAACTATGGCGCAAGAGGGCTGTTCGTAGCCTTAAATGAAACATTTTAA